Within Diprion similis isolate iyDipSimi1 chromosome 11, iyDipSimi1.1, whole genome shotgun sequence, the genomic segment GACGATATCCATCTTTCGTCCAGGCATGATGAGTCTCGGCTGGATAACCGTGCAGTCTTATCAACTCGGGCTAAAAATTAACGATTCGTATTAGTTATCAGTGTCCTGTATCATGCATAGGTATACAATGTTGGATGGTCGTACATCGgctttaaatatattataaacaaaaacaaatctctaatttttacagatttttatttcaagccaTGAGTCTCCTTGCTGGCCTGTTTTTGTTGTACTTAATTCTTGAGCGCTAGAATGGAATTTTTAGGCATATCTTCTTTCTATCCAATCGAAAGTAACGACGATTCTAAATTTAACGAAGATTAACTAAAGTATAAAATCCGGCGTTATATATCTTGAAAAATgcagatgaagaaaaaatttactaaattAACTTAACACCCACCACTCGCGTGAAATATACGATCCACAGGAAGACTGAGggttgagaataaaaatctgacaaaattAGAAAGCAACTTGTTATACATTTCGAGCCGATTATCACCATCCAACATGATTTTCCATTTAACTACCACCCTAATAAACatacgtattattatattatatagtatGCATAGCGGTATAATAACCGCGTCAGACGTTCCCCTTCGGATCAATGTACCTTATACGAGTGCGTCGCGGCGGAGTTTTCGAGCACGCCGTAACCGACAagttaattctttttcaagGCAAACCACGCTCCGAAGTGTTTACAATGACGTAATCCGGAATAAACAAACCTATGCAGATATTTCTATTGACGCCACAAACGGTTTAAGGAAATCCGATACTGTATGTAGATACATAATACCTGGCACACGCGCACGACTATCAATGAATTCATCGGCAAGCAGGCAAATTCGCGAATTGTCACGTAATACCAAATGATTAGTAAATAAGGTTCAAACAATTCGTGCAATTCTATCGATCTTGACAATCTCGTTACAAAACGAAACGTTCAGAGTTTAAGTGTTTAATGTGCGATATTAATATTGTATTAAGGTCATGTTAATTCTCCGAAACAAGACATAAAATTGGTATTTTTTGAGCAATGTGTCGTTTTTAACCAACAGACTTGTAGAAGATACTCCTCTTTCAACATTTGACCGCAGTTATACTGTATATTtggaaaaacacaaaaaaaatactaccACTAGCAAGGACCTATCCAAACTTCTCCTGTTTTCTAGGAATTCATATCATCACctaatgtatgtacgtatatttcCACTCCAAACAGTACACGCTAAATGTACAGTGTATATACAGTGTAACACAAACGGGAAACACGTGCCGATACGATTACCGTCGGCACATGTGTGCGTTATATCCAGATGATTTTATCTAAGATAGATAGATCGTCTTATTGTCAAACGTCGCAACTATCGATGgctgaaattgaatgaaaacgtGGGTTTGATAGCCGCGACGACTGCAGTCTTGTTGTGACTCAGGCACTCGTACAATCAGCTTCATGCGTCAGGCGACGTATTATGCTCTCTGTTTATACGAGTTCCATATTCCTGGTTATGGTTGGAAGCCCTTGTCAGGTTCAATACTTTCTTATCTGGTCAAGTTTAGCGTGCAACAACAACTAATCACGTGAATGAACGGATTACAAACACCCAACTACGCATGTTACACGTTATACGTTACGTACTCTATTTCCCTTAGATTCATTCTGACACATTCAAGGCCACATGATATCTAGTCCACTGTCACTTGTTCGTGAACGCGCGAGAAACTTACGTGTCACAAGTGGATGACAAAGATTTCTCAAGACACACACAATTTCTACGCcgataaaaatcgtttgaCGAGCACAGATTTCCACgatcggatgaaaaaaaagcgaCGCTCAAACGCCGGCGTTTCTATCGAATGCACTCACGTTACACGATGAGGTGAAGTGAGAAAGATAACCTTTACAACAAAATCAACGAAAGGCGTGATTGGGAAATTTAAGTATGCGCAATTATTGCAAAAACTTATAACAGCTACGTTATGGAGTGGAAAGCGCGACGATTcgacgcaacgcaacgcaacgcttATAGCATAAGTAAGAAGTATTAGTTACCACGGCGTCACCTTACTTCTTGCCTGCACCCTCGGAAGCCAAAAAATATCgacataatatattattaaaccATGACATAAGTACGTACCGTCGATATATGAACTTCGTCGTGATCCAACCCTTCCGTCATTATACAAGGATGGCGGCAAGGATTCGAACAAGAAGTAGCAATTATTCACAGCGGAGCAATTGCCACCTGCGGGCTAGAGTAACGTTAACGTTCACGATTCGGAATACACACGCGACCAGTTCACTGTCAGAATTACGCACGAGTCACTGGCGCAGCTGATCGCTTTCCGATGCAATTTGGCGGTGCTGCGCAGCCGCTTGCGCATTCCACGCGCATGCGCGCGGCTCGAATCTCGTTTCATATTCGACAACAACACGCGTCACgtgatcatttatttttcaaataatcaagAAGCCGCCGAGGAACGATCGCGGGTTCAGAGGAACCCCGATcgcattatacatacctacatacggGATTAATCGAACCCGTTTAATCCGACTTGATTATTCGACCTCTTCGCGGAGTTGCATAACCCCGTGTTATCCGTGTTGTAATGTCTTTGTTTTAACGCCTGTAGTGGTGTACGAGATTGCGACGTAAAAATGTGCGTTACTTCAATACTCATTGACTCGATAATGTGCGCTTGTccctttattttatatcactcGAGCTATAGGGTGGATGCGCAATAGCTCGGATAATCGAGGTTCTactgtatacacatacatttatatatatatatatatatacatattatactgaTGAATATCAGTAGACGCACCTTTTCTATAAAACATAATATTCACAGCTTAtacgttataaataaattcaaagaaaaaatacgtcaaCTTTCTTTTCAGACGGATAATGTCGACAAATTTGCACCGTATGCCTTCAAGAATATAATTAGTAATTACTTATTATCCCTAATTATGTATAGTTTTACAAGTCCGTGGTCTGCCGTCAACGAAATACGCgctgactgacaatgagaaatagtaataaatatatatacgtatatgtatatatgctaCGTGCGAAGCCCAAAATTGTACACATCACGCTTcgtatagaaatttttaaacaaacagCGGTCTGTACGCTCTTCACACGTcacatatatgttatataatatatatagctaTACCTAACTAATCGACACCCCAGTATTCCTTCTGAATTGACACCGTACGTCACTAGTATtaggtatacattatatatgtataattgtatatatattaagaTGATAATTGCTTTTCTGCAACTTTCACGGTCGTCGATATCTTGAAATACATAGTAATTGTTTATAAGTTATAAGTATTTCACTGAAGCGCTAGTTTGACATTCATTAGagtttacaataaaatttcttcatctAAAATTTAACACACGTCATCATCCTGTTAATCGAACGAGCGAGGGGATACACGTGTAGACGATGTATGTACAATGACCTCAAATGGTTCTTGTAGGGTCGGATTCGATGTTCAGACCTACCACGTCTTGAGCCCAGCTTCAGCCTATCGGCTATCTTTCATGCAGATATTGTAACGGTTTTCACAGTTACTGTTCAAATAAATACATGCAAATTCACGTACAACGTATAGCAAATATCGGTTTTTTCGAAACCGAGCTAAGCGTCCATCATCGGTATGCATTTGTACTCGCATACAGCAATGACACTTGGGTAATTCATGTGtgacttttttcataattgcCTACGTATATCCCAGCGCAGCGTGGAGTAATCTttgaggataatttttttcgtatatcTTCATGCTTTTACATCCGTAAAATTCACGCAGGGTCTGTCCGAAGCGTTTGGACCTTTAGAGGATGTAGAAAATCCAGTAGACGGCATTGAACAGAAGGAAACTGACGGGAAAAACAATTCTTGAATACTTGTCGATGATGTTAACGTCTTTAATCTTCGGCATTGAAGCTCGCAATACCGAAGCACCTCTTCGTAATGCGTGTAATACCTAGAACAGATCGACACCAACCTCCGTTATCATATCTTAATGTTAGTCGAGACTTTCCGCTGTGAAACCGAGCCGTACAGAGTCAGTGATTGCTTAACGCTCGTATATAGCTGGAACTCGTGAGCACGAGATTAAATGCTTGACTTACAATTAGCCCGATGCTTTTCAGGCATAGATAAATCTCTTATTTCATGTCTAGGTTGATCGGTAGCTTGCTATACTCTCTTCGTGCTACTTGCAGCTCCTTGAGCGAAAGAGAAAGCCGGTTACGTACACTTCGGGTATCATCAGGCATTCTTGCTCGCACTTACGGGTGTTCGCTGTCAGACATGAACGTAAGGAACGACTGACCGTTAAGCGAGGGGGATATTCGCTTGTTAGAATCGCAAACCACTTTGGAATGCGGTCACttcaaaatcacttgaaatcacttgaaaaatCTATGAGTGAATACCCCCTCGCCGTTTAGCTTATGGAATGGATATGTAATTTGTATGATTACTTTGGGTTTGTGCTGCCTGGCGCCCCTGTATCGCAAGCCACTCGTTCTACAGTGCGTGTTGTATCCCGGAGGTCGAGAAATTCGGAAGCTTGGGGGAAATTTGGCCGGGTCGTGATCCCGAACTGGTACTCCTGCACCATCCGGAGCAGCCACGATTCCCGATCTGCTTCTTATGCTGGGCAATGGTGACATTCTCAGATCTTGGAGCTCTATGATATCTGCATCTGTCGATTCGGCAAATGGCGAGCTCGCTTCGCCACCTGAGCATGTTGACGTGTTACTCACGCAGATTTATGAAACGTGACTATGCATGTAGAAggaaatttgtagaaaatttccgaATGAATACAGTACGGATTGCTTGTATCAAGGTCCTTATCAAATGCCATTTAGACTAGCATCTCTGCGCGTCTACTGTACTACATGTATTTATTCGTTGACCAGTTCCACGGAGATATAACAACACGTTAGGTAGATAGATAAACAACGTATAAATATGGGTACCAGTTTTTGCCGCGGTAACTGATTTTTTCTCCgttccttccttcttcttaGTCTTCTTTTTAGCCCTGGCACCCCAGTATGTATAGTTTACAGCCGCGTACTCTAGGAGGGCGGCGAATACAAAAACGAAACACATTACGAGATATATGTCGATCGCCTTCACGTAGCTTATTCTCGGCAAGGAACTCCTGACGCCCGTTGATATCGTAGTCATCGTCAGTACAGTGGTAATACCTGGAATTATAATACGTGGTTTTGTGTAATTTGGTTTCGTCTTCTAGATTCATTGCTCAGATATTTATTGCAAATGAAAGATCAAAACCATTTCAAAGTCATCGTTTGGAAAATCAAAGTCCTCACGAATAAAGCATCTTAGGATCGTGAAAAACAACAACCGTAAAAGAATCTCTCGATGAAATCTTATCAATGATTGTTAGTATTTAACTAAAAATGGATGATATGGTAGGCGAGCCTTACCCAGTGCGACCCTGGCGCTGGTTGCCTCGTGGTTTATCCAGAAGCTGACCCAGCTAAGCATTACGATCAGAATGCTGGGTAGATAGGTTTGAAAGACAAAGTAACCGATATTTCTCTGCAGCTTGAAGCTGAGAGAAAGTCGCTGATAGATGCCAGTGGCCAATCTTTCCTTACGATCATTTGTCTCGTAGCCGATAATCGTGAATTGTGGCAACTCAGCTTCTTCGACACCACGGACCGGCGTCTCCTTCCAGTACATGACGACATCCAGGACCGTGTATCCATCTGTCCAGAATAATAACTCAGTTTAATGTCATTCATATATTTGTGCCGCCGTTGCAAAAACAAGAGAGTATTCGTATAACGTACAGCTTTCAATTTCGACAGTGCAATTTTGAGAGTCCAATGGATAATAGTGAAGATCCATCATGCAGGCCAGGGTTGTTGTAAACCTCATTCCATAAGTGACAGATCCGTCCCCGGATAAACGCACCAGCTTGTTTCGCTCCGTCACATCATGTAGAAAGCTAAGATTGACAATCCATACCAACTAATTAGCATTATCTGTTTAGAATCAACATTTCATCGACCAATTACGTAAAGTACAAAATTTCCAAATGACCGactgaaataaacaataataatttgactgctgaatatttttgtcaCGATGTATACAGATTATCATCGTCTTTCAACCTTATATACGATAACTTACAACAGCCCACGTGCTCACTAGTAGCCAACTTTTTCTAACCAGACCCTTCCTAATATCAACCCCATGGTTAATATCCTTCATTCTCAAGTACCACGCGactttttttcccccaccTTGCTTACGTTACCCTCAAACTCATCCTCCTCATCTGGATTTTTTCCACCCTCTCCCCCAACTTCACTTTCCCTTCGACAAGTCAATCGCCCATCACCCTTCAGCAAGAACAGATGTGTACACTCAATCTCAATTTATACTCGCGTAAAATCCATAACTCTTGATTGCAATCTGTAACTCTCcactttcatttcattcctGTATGCATCAGTTGTATTGATctaatattttgtaattacaaTATGCTATATAGCTACTTCTACcctgcaaaaaagaaaaaaatgaaaccattTAATCAGTGCTACATCATGTGCTTGGATCAGAAGGTCCAAGTTGGGGGAATGATATGGGAAAACTTTTGGTAAGTTATTTAACGAGGTCAGTTGGTGTGTAGCGACAACCTGCTGACTACCCCACTTACGCTTGCAAGTGGCCCAGCTTAAGGAGCACTATTCTACATGATCTGCGATTGACCCATATCCTAGTTTATCATTTATGCATATGTACAGTGTGCATGTGTTAACCTATGGATTTATGTGTATCATCCATAGTTATAGCTATAGTTGGAGGCGTGTATCAAGCGCAAGGCAAGACTGGGGcaagttttttaaatcgatcgCTTTTACCCATTTTCAGAAAGGAGGTGCGGTGTTTGTATCTTACGTATGCCATGTACTAAATTGCAGATTTCAGGTAAATACAACAATATGTGGCACTCGTTTCTGATAAGCTTATACGTTAATCGAGGGTGAAGTAGTAAGTCTCATGCAGtgaggtaaaaaagaaaatcaaaaactataTCCATCGACGTACCATGCTGACATGGTAATTATACCCATATAAGTAACATACCTGTTCTTATCATTAGCAAAGAAGGTATCAGGCACCCAAATCTTTTCAGCAAAATCCCCACTAAGCGTCAGAATTTCTTCTTCATGCGAAAATGCCAACCTCTCATCTTTCCAGTACTGATTCAGATACATGGTTATGGTATAATCCTGCGACGAAGAAATCATCCAAACATCAATACGTGTACATTTAACCCATATATATAGCAAGTATTCCTAAGACTGACCATGTTAACTTCTGATATAGCGTCAAAACTGGCGATTGTCAAATCCATTCCGACTAAGAGTGGTTCACCTAaatgtataaagaaaatttcagaggTCTTTATTTACCACAGACTTTCGTACTGCACTGAGCACTCATACCTGGGtattaaaaaatcttcaatataggtatattgatACATGCTAAGTATAATGcggaagaataattttcagtataccgCCAAAGTTTGGTCTCAGCCGAATGTCATATCCCTCAAGAATCCTAGAAATCGTTTGGGTCACATTTTCCAATCTATCAGATATCCTAGTATCGGTGGTGGTTTCACTGCCCTCTCCAGTGCTCCTGTTTAAGGCATATATAATTTACGACGTATATTACGTATGTTGTacacataggtatgtatgtatcgtATTCTGATATGAGTGTGTACaggtaaattatacatataggtataaacgTGTAGTAAGTACCTAACTATCGATAAATAACATTCTATTGGTATGTCGATGAATATGCATGTACTCTGTACGTATAAGTTAcatgtgtgtgagtgtgtgtctGTACAACTGTGACATATAATGCATTGACACGCTCCTGACCCATGAGCTATgtttcatatatgtataaggtcTTGAATGGCGCACTAAGCCTCTTTCAAAATAATGCCGTGAGATAGAACGTACTGCATGTAAACAACCATGCAGTTATGTGAAATCAAGATGCCTGGGgcataaattgaaatattggtTCTAGAAAACTATGTGACGGATGCTTACTTTCGGAGGTATAGAAAATTTATGTCGATGAGCTATTATGTACCATATAGAATGATAGTTCTACATTTTACGGATGAATCTTTTTCAGTCTTGTAGTACTTCATCTTTGGAATAGTTATAAGTCTACACTAAAGATGAACTTCAGTATGTTTTATCATGTTGACTTACAATCGTCTGAGACAGCAGGCAGGTGTGTACTGTACGGTGGTTCTCGTAACAGTGTCTCTATTTCAATATTAGTACAGAGTGTGTATTGTGATGAATAAATGTGTAATCTATTTTCCATGAAAAATCTCGATGGCATGGTGTGAGAACGTTTTTCATAGGAACAGCAAGGATAATATCAGACCTCCGAATCACGGATTCTTCTGAAACTTATGGGGGTATTTACTGCGTCCAAAATATGAAGTTTCTGTTACTTTACTTAGTATATAATAAATCAGATTGTCGAAAATTCGCAATGCATATACTTCACTGTAGCTCTGAAGTAATAGTATATCCGTTTACACTTGAATCTATAAGATCCTGTCAGCGAAACTTCAacggagaaaatgaaatttaatatataaaacaaaaatacacaACAGGTTTCATTTATGATAGCATTGCATGTGAAGAATGTCCTATAAGCTAAAAGTATCTAGCTGTTCAGCAACGAATAAATTTCCCTGTATGCCTGTTCAGGTAAAAATACATGAAAGATGGTTTTTTCGTCTGGCTATAGGAGATTGTTTAATTTCCGTACAAATCTTTATGGTGTATCAGAACTTTAACGTCATCAGTTTACACAAACCGGTAGGGTTGGTTCTCATCCGAAGTAGATACAAAGATCTTgattataaatacataaacgTATGTATGGAATATTGGTTAAGGCGTTACTCACCAAACTCTGCGATGTTCCAAGTACAGAAGAAGGAATATTAGAAGAGCGTGATGCTTCGTGAACATCTCGTCTAAAGTCCGCATAAATCTTGCAGCATGGAAGAAACACAAGGATGATTAGGTATACGTCCGATTAAAAAAGAATCAGCAGATCGATTTCCATCCAAGTAGTTTATAGCGGGCACCTACATCCAACAGCATCATTAAGTTAATTAAAGTCATCCCAAAGTATTGACCTATcgatatatacctacacgtccATCACGTGTGAGAATAGGATCAGTTATAGAATAGGAGCGTTCTCAATAATGCTGGAGATGACATTCTGGTAAATTGTATACCTTGGGTCCAGGTCGGACCTGCACCACCATTGCCACCTTATTACCTCTGGGGATGCTTTCATTCCAATCAGCGGCACTTTGGGGAACTCCTACGGAGACCGCATATCGACTCCGAAAACCGTTTTACATTCATCGACGCACCACCAACCACCGAGACACTGTACTACCTTCTCTCATTCATTCCCTATCCCTCGTATTTTCTCACAGAAAAACAGTGATACAGAGG encodes:
- the LOC124412384 gene encoding gamma-aminobutyric acid receptor subunit beta-like, whose translation is MFTKHHALLIFLLLYLEHRRVWSTGEGSETTTDTRISDRLENVTQTISRILEGYDIRLRPNFGGEPLLVGMDLTIASFDAISEVNMDYTITMYLNQYWKDERLAFSHEEEILTLSGDFAEKIWVPDTFFANDKNSFLHDVTERNKLVRLSGDGSVTYGMRFTTTLACMMDLHYYPLDSQNCTVEIESYGYTVLDVVMYWKETPVRGVEEAELPQFTIIGYETNDRKERLATGIYQRLSLSFKLQRNIGYFVFQTYLPSILIVMLSWVSFWINHEATSARVALGITTVLTMTTISTGVRSSLPRISYVKAIDIYLVMCFVFVFAALLEYAAVNYTYWGARAKKKTKKKEGTEKKSVTAAKTGGEASSPFAESTDADIIELQDLRMSPLPSIRSRSGIVAAPDGAGVPVRDHDPAKFPPSFRISRPPGYNTHCRTSGLRYRGARQHKPKVLHALRRGASVLRASMPKIKDVNIIDKYSRIVFPVSFLLFNAVYWIFYIL